A single window of Pygocentrus nattereri isolate fPygNat1 chromosome 24, fPygNat1.pri, whole genome shotgun sequence DNA harbors:
- the LOC108437369 gene encoding protein asteroid homolog 1-like has protein sequence MGVQRLKSYMEGNNDVLKRRYFRKSKLIIDGSNLYYSLYFRSPLDQVHGGEYEGFEKVVSRFFANLRICKIEPYVVLDGGDDISNKKFDTLKQRTQDRIKRADALSKGRRGEVLPILIKNVFKQVLRKLKVPLIQCVAEADWEVAALANEWNCPVLSNDSDFFIFDIKGGFLPLSDFYWRKVKSMKQSNKKYILASWYSVSNLCSTFNCMNKHLLPIFATILGNDYAQLNKTLFPNWTKFSLIPGVNRNIDGLLRWLSCHKSPKDAIKALLSMITNPRDSVTVRKVLKEGLQEYRLTPSSIAQFFKRGEPQSNLPRPLQSLPEWFLKALGEGKLNSILLDVLTLHRVTLNFLVQDFSLRSNNLTSRPIRQVIYGLMVQASAEEEQYEVEEYDRQGLMLTSSKVPAILTNLQLDTLWEMPQNLRLEVFLDALCVSQALEELLVPANLQLAVYVTCYWLKHAQPEPRPEFFWALLVGLVYGELSRDPLTEKEVPKRLKNLKSREKESSLDLQAAHAYSQWQGSLRDSICLSQLLNNPVPEPEYAWLYSGLFLHHVITEMSRGITPESLLDGAPHALNLYQALREAVEHELGKDLVRRLRTKVKRAQPSECPAHQEPMDDISKYPIYEDDDEEDPCRGKNGKADYQDDKIFEEKCMVRTRHKAKRRTSKRDPKAKKSEYSYWE, from the exons ATGGGAGTCCAAAGACTCAAGAGCTACATGGAGGGCAACAATGATGTCCTAAAGAGGCGATACTTCAGGAAGAGTAAGCTCATCATCGATGGATCCAATCTGTACTACAGCCTCTACTTCCGTTCCCCCTTGGATCAAGTGCACGGAGGAGAATATGAAGGCTTCGAGAAAGTGGTCAGTCGCTTCTTTGCAAACCTCAGAATCTGCAAAATCGAGCCCTACGTTGTGCTCGATGGAGGGGACGACATCAGCAATAAGAAGTTTGACACCCTGAAACAAAGAACCCAGGACAGGATCAAGAGGGCCGATGCCTTATCCAAAGGACGACGAGGAGAAGTCCTTCCAATCCTCATCAAGAACGTCTTCAAACAGGTCCTCAGAAAGCTCAAGGTGCCACTTATCCAGTGTGTCGCCGAGGCCGACTGGGAGGTCGCAGCTCTGGCTAACGAGTGGAACTGTCCAGTTCTGTCCaatgactctgatttcttcatATTCGACATCAAGGGAGGGTTTTTACCCCTTTCTGACTTCTACTGGAGGAAAGTGAAGTCAATGAAACAGTCCAACAAAAAGTACATTCTAGCCAGTTGGTATTCTGTTAGTAACTTGTGCAGCACCTTTAACTGCATGAACAAGCACCTTCTCCCTATTTTTGCCACCATCTTGGGCAACGACTACGCCCAACTGAACAAAACACTGTTTCCAAACTGGACAAAGTTCTCACTTATTCCTGGAGTAAACCGCAATATCGATGGCTTGCTCAGGTGGCTGTCATGCCATAAGAGTCCCAAGGATGCAATTAAAGCCCTTCTGAGCATGATTACAAACCCGAGGGATTCAGTGACGGTCCGCAAGGTTCTCAAGGAGGGCCTCCAAGAGTACCGCCTGACTCCCAGCTCCATAGCTCAGTTCTTCAAGCGAGGAGAACCACAGAGCAACCTCCCAAGACCTTTACAGAGCCTTCCGGAGTGGTTCCTGAAGGCCCTGGGCGAGGGCAAGCTCAACTCGATCCTTCTTGATGTCCTCACACTGCACAGGGTCACTCTCAACTTTTTGGTCCAGGATTTTAGCCTCCGCAGCAACAATCTGACCTCAAGACCCATACGGCAGGTCATTTATGGCTTAATGGTGCAGGCCTCTGCAGAAGAAGAGCAGTACGAGGTAGAGGAGTATGACAGGCAGGGGCTGATGCTAACCAGCTCCAAGGTTCCAGCCATCCTGACAAACCTTCAGCTGGACACACTGTGGGAG ATGCCACAGAATCTGAGGCTTGAGGTCTTCTTGGatgctttgtgtgtgtctcaAGCTCTTGAGGAGCTCCTCGTGCCTGCAAACCTGCAGCTAGCCGTGTACGTCACATGCTACTGGCTGAAACATGCACAGCCTGAGCCCAGACCAGAATTCTTCTGGGCCTTGCTGGTCGGCCTGGTGTACGGAGAGCTGTCCAGAGATCCACTCACAGAGAAAG AGGTGCCAAAAAGGCTGAAGAACCTGAAAAGCCGTGAAAAGGAGAGCTCTCTGGACCTGCAGGCAGCTCACGCTTACAGTCAGTGGCAGGGCAGTCTGAGGGACAGTATCTGCCTCAGCCAGCTGCTGAACAATCCAGTGCCTGAACCAGAATACGCATG GTTGTACAGTGGCCTTTTCCTGCACCATGTGATCACTGAAATGAGCAGAGGCATCACTCCTGAATCCCTGCTGGATGGAGCTCCTCACGCCCTGAATCTCTACCAAGCGCTGAGGGAGGCTGTGGAGCACGAGCTGGGCAAAGACTTGGTCAGAAGGTTGAGGACCAAAGTGAAACGGGCACAGCCGAGCGAGTGTCCAGCGCATCAGGAGCCCATGGACGACATAAGCAAGTATCCCATTTATGAGGACGATGATGAGGAAGATCCATGCAGAGGGAAGAATGGCAAGGCTGACTACCAAGACGACAAgatttttgaagaaaaatgcaTGGTCCGCACAAGACACAAGGCCAAGCGCAGGACCAGCAAAAGGGATCCAAAAGCCAAGAAATCTGAGTACTCCTACTGGGAATAA